A single window of Carassius gibelio isolate Cgi1373 ecotype wild population from Czech Republic chromosome A19, carGib1.2-hapl.c, whole genome shotgun sequence DNA harbors:
- the LOC127935675 gene encoding transcription factor Sp8-like, producing MATSLLGEEPRVGSTPLAMLAATCNKIGSSSPSSDSGSFGKGGFHPWKRASPSSCSLSPYGAQRNDSFSANSSFSLTGTNVSTSPFGNDYPVFQTSVANSSQDASAQSVFISKVDTLQGIYPRMSVAHPYETWFKSAHGGISAGDVSAGGGSSWWDVGTSWIDVQSANGAALQTSLHSPLGGYNSDYSSLTHSAFSASASPHLLTGGQHLMDGFKPVLSATYPETSPGANSAVLAGPPVVPLAGSPRSSSRRYSGRATCDCPNCHEAERLGPAGASLRRKGLHSCHIPGCGKVYGKTSHLKAHLRWHTGERPFVCNWLFCGKRFTRSDELQRHLRTHTGEKRFACPVCNKRFMRSDHLSKHVKTHSAEEPGSNGVKKSSDTDSEQSAPGSPVCQSPGMIHSTEPVQNGL from the exons ATGGCAACTTCACTTCTTGGG GAGGAACCGAGGGTTGGATCCACTCCATTGGCCATGTTAGCAGCGACCTGTAACAAAATCGGGAGCTCGAGTCCCTCCTCGGACAGCGGCTCGTTTGGAAAAGGAGGTTTTCACCCGTGGAAACGCGCGTCGCCGAGCAGCTGTTCTCTCTCCCCGTACGGCGCGCAGCGCAACGACTCGTTCAGCGCCAACAGCTCGTTCTCATTAACGGGCACCAACGTCTCCACCAGTCCGTTTGGAAACGACTATCCTGTGTTTCAAACTTCAGTCGCCAACAGCTCTCAGGACGCGAGCGCGCAGTCGGTCTTCATCTCGAAAGTGGACACTCTGCAGGGGATTTACCCGAGGATGAGCGTCGCGCACCCGTATGAGACGTGGTTCAAATCCGCACACGGTGGCATCTCCGCTGGGGATGTGAGCGCCGGTGGCGGGTCTTCCTGGTGGGATGTGGGCACCAGTTGGATTGATGTTCAAAGCGCGAACGGCGCCGCGCTCCAGACCTCTTTGCATTCACCCTTGGGCGGATACAACTCAGACTATTCCTCCCTGACTCACTCCGCGTTCAGCGCCAGTGCGTCTCCGCATCTCCTCACAGGTGGTCAGCACCTGATGGACGGATTCAAACCGGTCTTATCCGCCACTTACCCAGAAACCAGCCCAGGCGCTAACAGCGCAGTTTTAGCCGGGCCTCCAGTGGTGCCGCTCGCGGGGTCTCCGCGCTCATCCTCCCGGCGGTACTCCGGCAGAGCGACCTGCGACTGCCCGAACTGTCACGAGGCGGAGCGCCTGGGGCCCGCGGGGGCCAGTCTGCGCAGAAAGGGGCTCCACAGTTGCCACATCCCGGGTTGCGGAAAAGTATACGGGAAGACATCGCACCTCAAAGCGCACTTGCGTTGGCACACCGGCGAGAGGCCGTTCGTCTGTAACTGGCTGTTCTGCGGGAAGCGCTTCACCAGGTCCGATGAGCTCCAGCGGCATTTACGCACACACACCGGGGAAAAGAGATTCGCCTGTCCGGTGTGCAACAAGCGCTTCATGCGCAGCGACCATCTCAGTAAACACGTGAAGACGCACAGCGCCGAAGAGCCCGGCTCCAACGGGGTTAAAAAGAGCAGCGACACCGACAGCGAACAGAGTGCACCGGGCAGCCCGGTCTGCCAGTCACCCGGGATGATCCACAGCACAGAACCCGTCCAGAACGGCCTCTGA